A part of Vulcanisaeta moutnovskia 768-28 genomic DNA contains:
- a CDS encoding sulfite exporter TauE/SafE family protein produces the protein MMLNTYPLLVGTTLYIGASNAQWDFVVFCITMLVICIIIGFLAALAGVGGAVLFTPIMMAFTAINTDVIRTTGLAIATVGSLIASRQYLSKGLANFNAIILTAVPYTVSSILGAVLGLEITRSFGNVGVASIRLGLAALMLFIVGLFLWRGRQVDIPNSVNKVDRIARIFQLENARYYEESLRTVVTYKAVNTVWGLLCFIGVGLVSGMFGVGAGWAIVPVYNLVMYLPLKVAAATSKVLIAIGDTGALWVYINSGALVFPFLAPCVIGMVLGTELGVRVMPKAKIPIIRWVIIAVMLITSVRLFQQAIPILMGWSP, from the coding sequence ATGATGCTAAATACCTACCCACTTCTCGTTGGGACCACACTCTACATAGGCGCATCCAATGCACAGTGGGATTTTGTTGTGTTCTGTATTACCATGCTCGTTATATGCATTATTATAGGCTTCCTGGCAGCATTGGCTGGTGTTGGTGGTGCTGTCTTATTCACACCGATAATGATGGCCTTCACAGCCATTAATACGGACGTTATAAGGACAACGGGTCTCGCGATAGCCACTGTAGGTTCCTTAATTGCGTCAAGGCAATATCTAAGTAAAGGGCTTGCCAATTTTAACGCTATAATCCTTACGGCAGTACCATATACCGTATCCTCGATACTTGGTGCGGTACTGGGGCTTGAGATCACTAGATCCTTCGGTAATGTGGGTGTCGCCTCAATTAGGCTTGGCTTAGCTGCTCTGATGTTGTTTATTGTCGGTTTATTCCTATGGAGGGGAAGGCAGGTGGATATTCCTAACTCAGTCAATAAGGTTGATAGAATAGCGAGGATATTCCAATTAGAAAATGCTCGATATTACGAGGAATCATTAAGGACAGTCGTAACGTATAAGGCCGTTAATACGGTATGGGGCTTACTATGCTTTATTGGTGTAGGCTTAGTATCTGGTATGTTTGGTGTTGGAGCTGGTTGGGCTATTGTGCCGGTATATAATCTAGTAATGTACTTACCATTAAAGGTCGCCGCTGCAACGAGCAAGGTATTGATAGCTATTGGCGATACGGGTGCTTTGTGGGTTTATATAAATAGTGGTGCCTTGGTTTTTCCATTCTTAGCTCCCTGTGTCATCGGTATGGTCCTTGGTACGGAATTAGGGGTTAGAGTTATGCCCAAGGCTAAAATACCGATCATTAGATGGGTAATAATTGCAGTCATGCTAATAACAAGTGTAAGGCTATTTCAACAGGCAATACCTATTCTCATGGGGTGGTCGCCATGA
- a CDS encoding sulfite exporter TauE/SafE family protein encodes MPVHINIISGLLDNIFTLLNSPVIFLIIIFLICILIGFVAALAGVGGGVLFTPIMMAFTTINPDIVRATGLAIATMSSLMSARPYLGRGIANFNLALFSSLPYTIFAIIGSFIGLHITAVMGSFGKALIRFALGVLVLFIVILMITKGRRTEYPIPPEGKYDKLANAFELNSSYYEISLGRIVEYRIVNTVWGLLCFVGIGLVSGMFGLGAGWAIVPVYNLIMYVPLKVATATSLVVIGIGDTAAMWVYINSGAMIPIFAVPCLLGCMIGAQVGSRLMPKLRAYVIRWFVILAMLLASARLIQQALPVIMGVV; translated from the coding sequence ATGCCTGTACACATCAATATAATCAGTGGATTATTAGATAATATATTTACATTGCTTAATTCTCCAGTTATATTTTTAATAATAATCTTTTTAATATGTATATTGATAGGGTTTGTTGCGGCATTGGCTGGTGTTGGTGGTGGTGTCTTATTCACACCGATAATGATGGCCTTCACGACTATAAATCCAGACATAGTGCGTGCGACAGGCCTTGCGATAGCTACAATGAGCTCACTTATGTCCGCAAGACCTTATCTAGGTAGAGGTATTGCAAACTTTAACCTGGCCCTCTTCTCGTCTCTTCCATATACTATTTTCGCAATTATTGGCTCCTTCATCGGGCTTCATATAACTGCGGTTATGGGGAGTTTCGGTAAGGCCTTGATTAGATTCGCTCTGGGGGTGTTGGTATTATTTATTGTAATACTCATGATAACTAAGGGAAGAAGAACAGAATATCCCATACCACCAGAGGGTAAGTATGATAAGTTGGCTAACGCGTTTGAGCTTAATTCTAGTTATTATGAAATTTCGTTGGGTCGCATAGTAGAGTATAGGATCGTTAATACGGTGTGGGGCTTACTATGCTTTGTGGGGATAGGCCTCGTCTCTGGCATGTTTGGTTTAGGTGCTGGTTGGGCTATTGTGCCGGTGTATAATTTAATTATGTACGTGCCACTTAAGGTAGCTACAGCAACCAGTCTCGTGGTGATAGGCATTGGCGATACGGCCGCCATGTGGGTCTACATAAACAGTGGTGCTATGATACCCATATTCGCAGTACCCTGCCTCCTTGGTTGTATGATAGGAGCGCAGGTAGGCTCAAGATTAATGCCTAAGTTGAGGGCTTACGTGATTAGGTGGTTTGTAATCCTCGCGATGCTTTTAGCGAGTGCCAGATTAATCCAACAAGCACTACCTGTAATAATGGGGGTGGTGTAA
- a CDS encoding sulfite exporter TauE/SafE family protein, whose product MLFIIEFIITLLIILACGFVAGLIGGLLGLGGAVILTPLLTSVFENLPIQYAAGISLVSALMTSLMSGYRYLNIRLPNVKVMLFLCPITTFGAIMGSLMAYHLISRGFNWILYLVFSFIMILTMVLSLKRKEKYNITPILTRREDIDHIILNDVFFDTTLKTYVNYTIYRMNLIKSIPIMFFGGLMSGLLGIGGGPINILALYNVIGLPLKVATATSNLIVGVTAATSGSLYWAFGYIQPYLAMASAVGIAPGAYLASYLLPRVRSSSVKVVLLSVFSYLSVRMLLSGLNRGHILIIPIMTRHIIAFSVLLLALMILLIMRKYITD is encoded by the coding sequence ATGCTCTTCATTATCGAATTTATAATAACACTTTTAATAATCCTAGCATGTGGATTCGTGGCTGGGTTAATAGGGGGTCTTCTAGGTCTTGGTGGTGCCGTTATATTAACACCACTATTAACGTCAGTGTTCGAGAACCTACCAATACAGTATGCTGCTGGCATTAGTCTTGTGTCAGCGCTAATGACTTCTCTAATGAGCGGATATAGATACTTAAACATAAGGCTTCCTAACGTTAAGGTGATGTTATTCCTATGCCCAATAACGACGTTTGGTGCCATTATGGGATCGCTAATGGCATACCATTTAATAAGCAGAGGATTTAATTGGATATTATACTTGGTATTTAGTTTCATAATGATATTAACAATGGTTCTATCATTAAAAAGAAAGGAAAAATACAATATCACCCCAATATTAACTAGACGAGAAGATATTGACCATATAATATTGAACGATGTATTCTTCGACACTACTCTTAAGACCTACGTGAATTACACAATTTATAGAATGAACCTCATTAAGTCAATACCCATTATGTTCTTTGGAGGATTAATGTCAGGATTATTGGGCATAGGTGGCGGCCCCATAAACATACTTGCACTATATAATGTAATTGGCTTACCATTAAAAGTAGCCACAGCAACGAGCAACCTGATAGTAGGTGTGACAGCGGCGACTAGCGGATCACTTTATTGGGCTTTTGGGTATATACAGCCATACCTAGCCATGGCATCGGCAGTCGGTATAGCGCCAGGCGCGTACTTAGCATCGTACTTATTACCCCGTGTTCGATCATCATCAGTAAAGGTAGTGTTACTTTCGGTATTCTCATACCTATCAGTTAGGATGCTACTTTCAGGATTAAATAGGGGGCACATACTCATTATACCAATAATGACCAGGCATATTATAGCATTCTCAGTACTATTATTAGCATTAATGATATTGTTAATCATGAGAAAGTATATAACTGATTAG